Proteins encoded within one genomic window of Ovis aries strain OAR_USU_Benz2616 breed Rambouillet chromosome 1, ARS-UI_Ramb_v3.0, whole genome shotgun sequence:
- the CHMP2B gene encoding charged multivesicular body protein 2b — translation MRKARRRRLEVTSPKSVLVRGHLSSGQLRCGRLRGYPLSAGPDCRPRPLQLPIRSAIPNLSRVCPIPPCSFSLAGRIGPSRAARVRFLTMASLFKKKTVDDVIKEQNRELRGTQRAIIRDRAALEKQEKQLELEIKKMAKIGNKEACRVLAKQLVHLRKQKTRTFAVSSKVTSMSTQTKVMNSQMKMAGAMSTTAKTMQAVNKKMDPQKTLQTMQNFQKENMKMEMTEEMINDTLDDIFDASDDEEESQDIVNQVLDEIGIEISGKMAKAPSAARSLPSASTSKSTISDEEIERQLKALGVD, via the exons ATGCGCAAAGCGCGCAGGCGCCGCCTAGAAGTGACTTCTCCAAAAAGTGTCTTAGTTCGCGGTCACCTGAGCTCCGGGCAACTCCGCTGCGGTAGGCTTCGTGGATACCCGCTCTCCGCGGGTCCTGACTGCAGACCGCGCCCTCTTCAATTGCCCATCCGCTCCGCCATCCCGAACCTTTCGAGAGTCTGTCCTATCCCTCCTTGTTCTTTCTCACTCGCGGGCCGGATCGGGCCGAGCCGGGCTGCCCGGGTGCGGTTCCTGACCATGGCGTCCCTCTTCAAGAAGAAAACCGTGGATG ATGTAATAAAGGAACAGAATCGAGAGTTACGAGGTACTCAGAGGGCTATAATCAGAGATCGGGCAGCtttagagaaacaagaaaaacagctG gaattagaaattaagaaaatggccaAGATTGGTAATAAAGAAGCTTGCAGAGTTTTAGCCAAGCAGCTTGTACAtctaaggaaacagaaaacaagaacTTTTGCTGTAAGTTCAAAAGTCACTTCCATGTCCACACAAACAAAAGTGATGAATTCTCAGATGAAGATGGCAGGAGCCATGTCTACTACAGCAAAA acAATGCAGGCAGTAAACAAGAAGATGGATCCACAAAAGACTTTACAAACAATGCAGAATTTCCagaaggaaaacatgaaaatggaaatgactGAAGAAATGA TCAATGACACACTTGATGACATCTTTGATGCCTCTGATGATGAAGAAGAAAGCCAAGACATTGTGAATCAAGTTCTTGATGAAATTGGAATTGAAATCTCTGGAAAG ATGGCCAAAGCTCCATCAGCTGCCCGAAGCTTACCATCTGCCTCTACTTCAAAGTCTACAATCTCCGATGAAGAGATTGAACGGCAACTCAAAGCTTTAGGAgtagattaa